Proteins found in one Plasmodium sp. gorilla clade G2 genome assembly, chromosome: 14 genomic segment:
- a CDS encoding U1 small nuclear ribonucleoprotein C, putative: MTDYWVSSKKHYCETCNVWISGHKVNIKNHEKSARHIENFKRLINESFKRKEKETQEKEFLEKELRKLDDIEKKYLLDINKKDENDKSYDSYVYKHINDNKNNNNDNNIYNNNNNNNICNNKYILMIHEDNGSLVFFNILKKQLFYDKPADFYEPLPEYQTFSEQYGWYKYLDNNSNNFYYFNIYNSKSIWEYSSHNIDYLLNYLKKCEETNLASFNQNYMNKSGNLGFYYNNENIKYDNMNKRMTKNDISLLSEAGNNKIKDEEMKLKNVYDKKNKIQLNIHMDKKNDKSMVNKEKNNFETVTTNEHDIKNVFNKGDTKKYEKENANINKLDDEKKEKLEIEHIKNEDKNKSDDLNEKGNNEMIITSNDETSKPGEWEIVEGNQINNISNEHIEEIFYNIKSKEEREKDNLEEIKNNIRYEYSSFNEFYVTKKELDNEDLFLSKEFEFVDKPIYKKVIDKNANKKVDFAKRTIKAIKNKKKIT, from the coding sequence ATGACAGATTATTGGGTTAGTTCGAAAAAACACTATTGTGAAACGTGCAATGTATGGATATCGGGACATaaagtaaatataaagaatcaTGAGAAAAGTGCTAGACATATAGAAAACTTCAAAAGATTAATAAATGAATCATTCAAAAGAAAAGAGAAAGAAACACAGGAAAAAGAATTTCTTGAGAAAGAATTAAGAAAATTGgatgatatagaaaaaaaatatcttttaGATATAAACAAGaaagatgaaaatgataaatcatatgattcatatgtatataaacatataaatgataataaaaataataacaatgataataatatttataataataataataataataatatttgtaataataaatatattttaatgataCATGAAGATAATGGTTCTttagttttttttaatatattaaaaaaacaattgtTTTATGATAAACCAGCAGATTTTTATGAACCCTTACCTGAATATCAAACCTTTTCAGAACAATATGGATGGTATAAATATCttgataataattcaaataatttttattattttaacatatataattcaaaaagTATATGGGAATATTCATCTCATAACAttgattatttattaaattatttgaaaaaatgtGAGGAAACTAATTTGGCTAGTTTTAATCAGAATTACATGAACAAGTCAGGTAATTTaggtttttattataataatgaaaatataaaatatgataatatgaataaaagaatgacaaaaaatgatataagtTTATTATCTGAAGCGggtaataacaaaataaaagatgaagaaatgaagttaaaaaatgtatatgataaaaagaataaaatacaattaaatattcatatggATAAGAAAAATGATAAGAGTATGGTTAATAAGGAAAAGAATAATTTCGAAACTGTAACAACAAATGAACATGATATTAAGAATGTTTTTAATAAGGgtgatacaaaaaaatatgaaaaggaaaacgcaaatattaataaattagatgatgagaaaaaagaaaaattagaaattgagcatattaaaaatgaagataaaaataaaagtgacgatttaaatgaaaaaggaaataatgaAATGATAATTACTTCAAATGATGAGACATCCAAACCAGGAGAATGGGAAATAGTTGAAGGGAatcaaattaataatataagtaaTGAACATAttgaagaaatattttataatattaaatctaAAGAAGAAAGAGAAAAAGACAAtttagaagaaataaaaaataatattcgtTATGAATATTCCTCTTTCAATGAATTTTAtgtaacaaaaaaagaattggATAATGaagatttatttttaagtaAAGAATTTGAATTTGTTGACAAgccaatatataaaaaggttATTGATAAAAATGCAAACAAAAAAGTAGACTTTGCAAAGAGAACTATAAAggctataaaaaataaaaaaaaaataacataa
- a CDS encoding ubiquitin-40S ribosomal protein S27a,putative — MKIFINIPYDDSLCIESSNINNIKNVKEQIYELKGIPYELQKLYKNGRHLEDEELLEIDESDYAYTLNLNFGLLGGAKKKKKKVYKKPKKEKHKKKKVKLAVLKFYKVGDDGKVFRLKRQCDNCAPGTLMAAHFDRDYCGRCHLTIMKK; from the exons atgaaaatttttattaatatcccTTATGATGATTCATTATGTATTGAGTcatcaaatataaataacataaaaaatgtgAAAGAACAAATTTATGAATTAAAag GTATTCCATATGAGCTTcagaaattatataaaaatggacGTCATTTGGAGGATGAAGAATTACTTGAAATTGATGAATCTGATTAT gCCTACACCTTAAATTTAAATTTCGGTTTACTTGGAGGTgctaaaaaaaagaaaaagaaagttTACAAGAAaccaaaaaaagaaaaacataagaaaaagaaagtaaAATTAGctgttttaaaattttataaagttGGAGATGATGGAAAAGTATTTAGATTAAAAAGACAATGTGATAATTGTGCCCCAGGAACCTTGATGGCTGCTCACTTTGATAGAGATTATTGTGGAAGATGTCATCTTacaataatgaaaaaataa
- a CDS encoding U2 snRNP-associated SURP motif-containing protein, putative, with translation MYIQLNRNKKKKKQFDDEKLNEEETAKIYAEYVRTFEGGNDLDNRHKFVKGKGLNPSSKFETLFEEEKFQDETCRNNQQKIDKKIQENKNTEEIIENKNNTVGKVKEIDSFLEEIKLKQKILDERKILKEKSQLAKSEEEKKKINKKITEIEQNENLSSYIQRKEKIANLYLGNLSPEVTEEYLCQKFGKFGKVNSVKIMYPRKDEDKKKARISGFICFENIEDAENAKDSLDGVEMCGNIIRIGWSKAIPKYGYNIKNEICNYNIDRYNTYNNMNVNKKIIIIIPDDKKTKRIIDLLAKYVTEEGYSFEETIKEKEKDNPNFHFLFESSDLFYYYKWRVFSFAQGDSYKNWRTDPFHMFSNGYLYVPPSIEKKNKALLIKRKRGRNKRGHIDQKKKNKLINILSTLNKKRVSICRAMIFCTRHSDYSLDIIKIISSFLTDMKYDLLRKINLIYLLSDILYNCSNEFFSSWSYRKHIEDELPKIFYFLRKHIKKVDSKIKGKMFTDSLINIFNMWNTWAIYNSVYMNGLLCLLFNMKINYINDNKSDEEKGDENIDGHKIQYYDDIKRYPLSLRRNAYMYFQKDENEINKLCLQRGLYYDEHFTKKKKIKFLLLYDNFCLKNNLSNTNNNQHFINNYFFSR, from the exons ATGTATATCCAGCTGAAtcgaaataaaaaaaagaaaaaacagtTTGACGATGAGAAATtgaat gaaGAGGAAACTGCAAAAATATATGCAGAATATGTTCGTACGTTTGAAGGGGGCAATGATTTAGATAATCGTCATAAATTTGTTAAGG GAAAAGGTCTTAATCCTAGCTCAAAATTTGAAACCTTatttgaagaagaaaaattcCAAGATGAAACTTGTAGAAATAATCAACAAAAg ATcgataaaaaaattcaagaaaataaaaatactgaagaaataattgaaaataaaaataacacaGTAGGAAAAGTAAAAGAAATTGATAGCTTTTTAGAag aaataaaattgaaACAGAAAATTTTGGATGAACGGAAAATCTTGAAGGAAAAATCTCAGCTAGCCAAATcggaagaagaaaaaaaaaaaataaataaaaaaataacagagatagaacaaaatgaaaatttgtCATCTTATATTCAAAGAAAAGAGAAAATAgcaaatttatatttaggaAATCTATCACCCGAA gTTACTGAAGAATATCTTTGTCAAAAATTCGGAAAATTTGGAAAAGTGAACAGCgtaaaaataatgtatcCTCGTAAAGATGAAGATAAAAAGAAAGCTAGGATAAGTGgttttatttgttttgaaaatattgaaGATGCAGAGAATGCAAAAGATTCTTTAGATGGTGTTGAAATGTGTGGTAATATTATTCGTATTGGTTGGAGTAAGGCAATACCCAAATatggatataatataaaaaatgagatatgtaattataatatagatagatataatacatataataatatgaatgtaaataaaaaaattattataataataccagatgataaaaaaacaaaacggATAATAGATTTATTAGCTAAATATGTAACTGAAGAAGGTTATAGTTTTGAAGAGacaataaaagaaaaagaaaaagataacCCAAactttcattttctttttgaatCTTcagatttattttattattataaatggaGAGTATTTTCATTTGCTCAAGGTGATAGTTATAAAAACTGGAGAACAGATCCGTTCCATATGTTTTCCAATGGTTATTTGTATGTACCTCCATcgatagaaaaaaaaaacaaggcTCTTCTCATAAAACGAAAAAGAGG gAGAAATAAAAGAGGTCATATAGAccagaagaaaaagaataaacttataaatattttaagtaCATTGAATAAGAAGAG gGTAAGTATATGTCGTGCTATGATATTTTGCACTAGACATAGTGATTATAGTttggatataataaaaattatatcatcCTTCTTGACAGATATGaaatatgatttattaaGAAAG atcaatctgatatatttattatcagaCATTCTTTATAATTGCAGTAACGAATTTTTTTCCTCATGGTCATACAGAAAACATATAGAGGATGAATTGCCtaagatattttattttttaagaaaacatattaaaaaagttgATAGTAAAATAAAGGGAAAGATGTTTACAGATAgcttaataaatatattcaatatgTGGAATACGTGGGCTATATACAATTCGGTGTATATGAATGGCTTACtgtgtttattatttaatatgaagataaattatataaatgataataaaagtgaTGAAGAAAAAGGTGATGAGAATATAGATGGTCATAAAATTcaatattatgatgatataaaaagatatCCTTTATCTTTAAGAAGAAATgcttatatgtattttcaaaaggatgaaaatgaaataaataaattatgccTACAAAGAGGCTTATATTATGATGAACATTTTactaagaaaaaaaaaataaaattcttattattatatgataactTCTGTTTAAAGAATAACTTAtctaatacaaataataatcaacattttataaataattattttttctcaaGGTGA